The following are encoded in a window of Haladaptatus sp. R4 genomic DNA:
- a CDS encoding Tm-1-like ATP-binding domain-containing protein — protein sequence MAVVLIGTLDTKGEELDFAREIIEAHDIDVHLIDVGVMEDPDIEPDTSAHEVAEAAGTSLEHLRAEADRGEAIETMGDGAAAIASRLHDDGILEGVVGLGGSGNTSIATTAMRALPVGIPKLMVSTMASGDTEPYVGAKDVMMLYSVADIEGLNQLSRRVISNAALAMVGMVANEPDISVSEKPTVGITMFGVTTPCVHTAREYLESEGYETIVFHATGTGGRAMEELVRQGLIDGVLDVTTTEWADELVGGVLSAGETRLDAAAETGIPQVVSVGALDMVNFGPRDSVPDAFEDRKFHIHNPQVTLMRTTPEENAELGEIIAGKLNAATGPTALFLPLDGVSIIDVEGEDFYDPEADSRLFDALRENLDDDVELIEIDAAINDDEFATATAKKLDEYLRTADGGQ from the coding sequence ATGGCGGTCGTACTCATCGGAACGCTGGACACCAAGGGGGAAGAACTGGATTTCGCCCGTGAGATCATCGAAGCGCACGACATCGACGTCCACCTGATCGACGTCGGGGTGATGGAAGACCCGGATATCGAACCGGACACGTCGGCTCACGAAGTCGCCGAGGCGGCAGGGACCAGTCTCGAACACCTTCGAGCGGAAGCCGACCGTGGGGAAGCCATCGAGACGATGGGCGACGGCGCTGCTGCCATCGCGTCTCGGCTCCACGACGATGGAATTCTCGAAGGGGTCGTCGGACTCGGCGGATCGGGAAACACCTCCATCGCGACCACGGCGATGCGTGCGCTGCCCGTCGGAATCCCGAAACTGATGGTCTCGACGATGGCCTCCGGCGACACGGAACCGTACGTCGGCGCGAAGGACGTGATGATGCTGTACTCCGTCGCCGACATCGAAGGCCTCAATCAACTCTCCCGACGCGTGATCTCGAACGCGGCGCTCGCGATGGTCGGCATGGTGGCCAACGAACCCGACATATCGGTCAGTGAAAAGCCGACGGTCGGAATCACCATGTTCGGGGTGACGACGCCGTGCGTGCATACGGCACGCGAATATTTGGAGTCTGAGGGGTACGAAACGATCGTCTTTCACGCGACCGGAACCGGCGGCCGCGCGATGGAGGAGTTGGTGCGCCAAGGCCTCATCGACGGCGTGCTCGACGTCACGACCACCGAATGGGCCGACGAACTCGTCGGCGGCGTGCTCAGTGCCGGGGAAACACGCCTCGACGCCGCCGCCGAGACGGGTATCCCGCAGGTCGTCTCGGTGGGTGCGCTCGACATGGTCAACTTCGGTCCGCGGGACTCCGTGCCGGACGCCTTCGAGGACCGAAAGTTCCACATCCACAATCCCCAGGTGACGCTGATGCGGACGACGCCCGAGGAGAACGCCGAACTCGGCGAGATCATAGCCGGAAAACTGAACGCGGCCACCGGGCCGACCGCGTTGTTTCTCCCGCTCGATGGGGTCTCGATCATCGACGTCGAAGGGGAGGATTTCTACGATCCGGAGGCGGATTCGAGGCTGTTCGACGCCCTGCGGGAGAACCTCGACGACGACGTGGAACTGATCGAAATCGACGCCGCGATCAACGACGACGAGTTCGCGACGGCGACCGCAAAAAAGCTCGACGAGTATCTGCGGACGGCCGACGGCGGTCAGTGA
- a CDS encoding phosphoenolpyruvate hydrolase family protein, translated as MKFTREESLARLEETVSRGEPIIGAGAGTGISAKFAERGGVDMLIIYNSGRYRMNGRGSLAGLLPYGDANEIVVEMGHEVLPVVEDTPVLAGVNGTDPFRQMDVFIEDLKRRGFSGVQNFPTVGLIDEGSQFRQNIEETGMGYDKEVDMIEEAAEQDMLTCPYVFTEEQAREMTEVGADVIVSHMGLTTSGDIGAETSLDLDDAAERVQAHHDAAKAVNEDVMVICHGGPIAWPDDAEYVLNETEGVVGFFGASSLERLPTEEAIRNQAREFKEIEF; from the coding sequence ATGAAATTCACACGCGAGGAGTCGCTCGCGCGACTCGAAGAGACGGTATCCCGAGGCGAACCAATCATCGGAGCGGGTGCGGGAACCGGCATTTCGGCGAAGTTCGCGGAACGAGGCGGCGTCGATATGCTCATCATCTACAACTCGGGGCGGTATCGGATGAACGGCCGAGGCTCCCTCGCGGGACTGCTCCCGTACGGCGATGCCAACGAAATCGTCGTGGAGATGGGTCACGAAGTCCTGCCCGTCGTCGAGGACACGCCGGTCCTCGCGGGGGTCAACGGAACCGACCCGTTCCGCCAGATGGACGTCTTCATCGAGGACTTGAAACGTCGCGGGTTCTCGGGCGTTCAAAACTTCCCGACGGTCGGACTCATCGACGAGGGAAGCCAGTTCCGGCAGAACATCGAGGAGACGGGGATGGGTTACGATAAAGAGGTGGACATGATCGAGGAGGCCGCCGAGCAGGACATGTTGACCTGTCCGTACGTGTTCACCGAGGAGCAAGCCCGAGAGATGACCGAGGTGGGAGCCGACGTCATCGTTTCGCACATGGGTCTCACCACCTCCGGCGACATCGGTGCGGAGACATCGCTGGATCTGGACGACGCCGCGGAACGCGTTCAGGCCCATCACGACGCCGCGAAAGCGGTCAACGAGGACGTCATGGTCATCTGCCACGGCGGTCCGATAGCGTGGCCGGACGACGCCGAGTACGTGCTCAACGAGACGGAGGGCGTCGTCGGGTTCTTCGGCGCATCGAGCCTGGAGCGCCTGCCGACCGAGGAGGCGATTCGGAACCAAGCGCGGGAGTTCAAAGAGATAGAGTTCTAG
- a CDS encoding cupin domain-containing protein has translation MTDENFVSSEDVPTQMFDWGTLKWMATPDVNGSERFSAGSVQLAPGKGHELHTHPDSDEILYVISGEGEQTVEDETREVGPGEMIFIPAGIEHGTINTGWQPLQLLAVYSPPGPEDVLADLPECEIVPAGEIPSRDD, from the coding sequence ATGACAGACGAGAACTTCGTCAGCAGCGAGGACGTACCGACCCAGATGTTCGATTGGGGAACGCTCAAATGGATGGCCACTCCCGACGTCAACGGCTCCGAACGATTCAGCGCCGGGAGCGTCCAGCTAGCGCCGGGGAAAGGCCACGAGTTACACACGCATCCGGACAGCGACGAGATCCTCTACGTCATCAGCGGGGAGGGAGAGCAGACCGTCGAGGACGAAACGCGCGAGGTCGGTCCAGGCGAAATGATTTTCATCCCCGCCGGAATCGAACACGGAACGATAAACACCGGCTGGCAACCGCTGCAACTACTGGCGGTGTACTCGCCACCCGGTCCGGAGGACGTCTTGGCCGACCTCCCGGAGTGTGAAATCGTACCCGCCGGTGAGATACCTAGCCGGGACGACTGA
- a CDS encoding acetamidase/formamidase family protein, with product MAQKEVQQELSVDQYTLGLVGPDQEWAGTVADGGTIKTHTPPACWGPMITPEFRGGHEVTRPIRVENAEVGDAIALSIERIEVTSIATSTGSMREREGAFGDDPFVDHKCPECGTEWPESIVEGTGEGAVKCSECGANASSFGFEYGYTVVFDDDRTVGLTVGESGADDLANRAEEAMALPENSRQHPILLYEPSEMPGTLGHLRPFIGNIGTTPPIEMPDSHNAGDFGQFLIGAEHDWGLADEDELADRTDGHMDINAVREGAVLVCPVKVDGGGVYVGDMHANQGDGELSLHTTDVSGRAEIGVEVIKGLDIDGPLLLPNEADLPYVSKPYTEAELERGERLAADYDVETIHEMGPLQVVGSGATINDATDNAFERAGALLDMTEGEVRARCTFTGGVEIGRLPGVVQLTMLAPMDRLEDRGLADLIRAQYDR from the coding sequence ATGGCACAGAAAGAAGTCCAACAGGAGCTTTCGGTCGATCAGTACACGCTCGGTCTCGTTGGGCCGGATCAGGAGTGGGCGGGAACCGTCGCGGACGGTGGCACGATCAAAACGCATACGCCACCGGCTTGCTGGGGGCCGATGATCACGCCGGAATTCCGGGGCGGCCACGAGGTGACGCGGCCGATTCGCGTCGAGAACGCGGAGGTCGGCGACGCTATCGCCCTCTCGATAGAGCGCATCGAAGTGACGAGCATCGCGACGAGTACCGGCAGCATGCGCGAGCGGGAGGGGGCGTTCGGCGACGACCCGTTCGTCGATCACAAGTGTCCGGAGTGTGGAACCGAGTGGCCGGAGAGCATCGTCGAAGGAACGGGTGAGGGAGCGGTCAAGTGTTCCGAATGCGGAGCGAACGCCTCCTCGTTCGGTTTCGAGTACGGCTATACGGTGGTTTTCGACGACGACCGGACGGTGGGACTGACCGTCGGGGAGAGCGGCGCTGATGACCTGGCGAATCGGGCGGAGGAGGCGATGGCGCTGCCCGAGAACTCCCGGCAACACCCCATCCTGCTGTACGAACCGTCGGAGATGCCGGGAACGCTCGGCCATCTCCGCCCGTTCATCGGCAACATCGGAACGACACCGCCGATCGAGATGCCGGATTCGCACAACGCGGGCGACTTCGGCCAGTTCCTCATCGGCGCGGAGCACGACTGGGGGCTCGCCGACGAGGACGAACTCGCCGACCGAACCGACGGCCACATGGATATCAACGCGGTCCGCGAGGGTGCCGTCCTCGTCTGTCCCGTCAAAGTGGACGGGGGCGGCGTCTACGTCGGCGATATGCACGCCAACCAGGGCGACGGTGAACTGTCGCTCCACACCACCGACGTGAGCGGCCGCGCCGAAATCGGGGTCGAAGTCATCAAAGGCCTCGATATCGACGGTCCGCTCCTGCTCCCGAACGAGGCCGACCTTCCGTACGTCAGCAAGCCGTACACCGAAGCGGAACTCGAACGCGGCGAACGACTCGCCGCCGACTACGACGTCGAAACGATCCACGAGATGGGTCCGCTACAGGTGGTCGGCAGCGGCGCGACTATCAACGACGCGACGGACAACGCCTTCGAACGCGCCGGAGCGCTCCTCGATATGACCGAAGGCGAAGTGCGAGCGCGGTGTACGTTCACCGGCGGTGTCGAAATCGGACGCTTGCCCGGCGTCGTCCAACTGACGATGCTCGCACCGATGGACCGCCTCGAAGACCGGGGCCTCGCTGATTTGATTCGGGCACAGTACGACCGCTGA
- a CDS encoding MoaD/ThiS family protein, with the protein MRVTVYGPLRSATGEKTVSLAFDGGTVEEALAAFVEDYHRAETHLYASDGKLRASARFSVNGERVDSDDHCPADAELTVFPAVRGGTDSR; encoded by the coding sequence ATGCGCGTCACCGTGTACGGCCCGCTCCGAAGTGCAACGGGTGAGAAAACCGTCTCGCTCGCCTTCGACGGAGGGACCGTCGAAGAGGCGCTCGCGGCCTTCGTCGAGGACTACCACCGAGCAGAGACGCACCTGTACGCGTCCGACGGGAAACTCCGGGCCAGTGCCCGTTTCTCGGTGAACGGGGAGCGCGTCGATTCGGACGATCACTGTCCGGCCGATGCGGAGCTAACGGTATTTCCCGCCGTTCGGGGGGGAACCGATAGCAGGTGA
- a CDS encoding ATP-binding protein, with amino-acid sequence MDRFVNREVELSRLRDCYTSDEAEMVVVFGRRRLGKTQLVQHSLAGRDDAVLYQATETTPQIQLDEFVDVASESFPGIAQIKQNWEALLGYLGDRDGIIVLDEFPYLIDADESLPSVIQRLWDQRFRDTAGTLILVGSSISMMEEATLLGNSPLYGRFTERLDLRPLDFTAAQEFVPTSYSPEERIYTWGIFGGVPYYLDGIELDHDLGTVLTDEVLSQRGYLHNEPEYVLRTELTNPNRYFAILTAIAAGKTASNEIAQAVGIDGKQISTYTQKLERLRLIEREVPLTEEKSKSRRGHYRILDPLFRFWFRFVYGNEDRYERLGGDAYEAVIEPELPDFVSPEFEVLCQEALPRLYPEKTFLDIGRWWYKNHEVDAVGFTTDGTMVAGECKFTAAPLDYSALASLETHAEEIRWSPNSGEDPTRKYALFTRNGATRSVREAVSERDDVRLFTLDDVTHHVAQNE; translated from the coding sequence ATGGATCGATTCGTGAATCGGGAGGTCGAACTGTCACGGTTACGGGACTGCTACACCTCCGACGAAGCCGAAATGGTCGTCGTTTTCGGCCGTCGTCGTCTCGGGAAAACGCAACTGGTGCAGCACTCGCTCGCGGGGAGAGACGACGCGGTCCTGTACCAAGCGACGGAGACGACACCCCAAATACAACTCGACGAATTCGTCGATGTCGCATCGGAATCGTTCCCGGGCATCGCTCAGATCAAGCAAAATTGGGAGGCTCTCCTCGGCTACCTTGGTGACCGAGACGGGATCATCGTTCTCGATGAGTTCCCATACCTCATCGATGCCGACGAAAGTCTTCCCTCGGTCATTCAACGGTTGTGGGATCAGCGGTTTCGGGATACCGCGGGGACACTCATTTTGGTTGGATCGTCGATCAGTATGATGGAAGAGGCGACGCTGTTGGGTAACAGTCCTCTGTATGGCCGATTCACGGAGCGGTTGGATCTTCGACCCCTCGACTTCACTGCCGCGCAGGAGTTCGTCCCGACCAGCTACTCGCCGGAAGAGAGAATCTATACGTGGGGCATCTTCGGCGGCGTTCCGTACTATCTCGACGGTATCGAACTCGATCACGACCTCGGAACGGTTCTCACGGACGAAGTCCTTTCACAGCGGGGGTATCTCCACAACGAACCGGAGTACGTCCTGCGAACCGAACTCACGAACCCGAATCGGTACTTCGCGATCCTCACCGCAATTGCGGCCGGGAAGACGGCATCGAACGAGATCGCACAGGCGGTGGGCATCGACGGGAAACAGATTTCGACGTACACCCAGAAGTTAGAACGGCTCCGCCTCATCGAACGGGAGGTACCACTGACCGAGGAGAAGTCGAAATCGCGTCGTGGCCACTACCGTATTCTCGATCCGCTGTTTCGGTTCTGGTTCCGGTTCGTTTACGGGAACGAAGATCGGTACGAACGGTTGGGTGGAGACGCTTACGAGGCCGTGATCGAACCGGAACTCCCTGACTTCGTTAGCCCTGAGTTCGAAGTACTGTGTCAAGAAGCGCTCCCTCGCTTGTACCCGGAGAAGACGTTTCTCGACATCGGCCGATGGTGGTACAAGAACCACGAGGTCGATGCCGTCGGATTCACCACGGATGGAACGATGGTCGCCGGAGAGTGCAAATTCACGGCCGCGCCGCTCGACTACAGCGCGCTCGCATCACTCGAAACCCACGCGGAAGAAATCCGCTGGTCACCGAACTCGGGTGAGGATCCCACCAGAAAATACGCCCTCTTTACGCGAAATGGCGCGACACGATCGGTTCGTGAGGCGGTGTCCGAGAGAGACGACGTACGGTTGTTCACGCTCGACGACGTGACTCACCACGTCGCGCAGAACGAGTGA
- a CDS encoding XdhC family protein — MADFRVTVVGFRGATATPDRFPNAADVHSTSPARIRDTLDFDANTYVVVATHNFVDDRIVVDELLRTQVPYIGLMGPHERFEEMLDDFKTEGKTFSSDELTRLFTPVGLDLGGGSPYQIALSIVSEIVAVRNDRDPKHLREREGTIHDRVTPSMDTD; from the coding sequence ATGGCGGACTTCCGCGTAACGGTGGTCGGCTTCAGGGGAGCGACGGCGACGCCCGACCGCTTCCCGAACGCCGCCGACGTGCATTCCACGTCCCCCGCACGGATCCGTGACACGCTCGACTTCGACGCGAACACGTACGTCGTCGTCGCCACCCACAACTTCGTCGACGACCGGATCGTCGTCGACGAACTCCTTCGGACCCAAGTGCCGTATATCGGCCTCATGGGCCCCCACGAACGGTTCGAAGAGATGCTCGATGACTTCAAGACGGAAGGGAAAACGTTCAGCAGCGACGAGCTAACACGACTGTTCACTCCAGTGGGACTCGACCTCGGTGGCGGGTCGCCGTATCAAATCGCGCTCAGTATCGTCTCGGAAATCGTCGCCGTGCGTAACGACCGAGACCCGAAGCACCTCAGGGAACGCGAGGGAACGATCCACGACCGGGTGACGCCGTCGATGGATACCGATTGA
- a CDS encoding XdhC family protein, with product MSRTDNDWSTPENEVLQRARELVERGDRGVLATVVNVEGSAYRRPGAKMLVSADGTEVGHITAGCLEDEVQRLAADVLASGEPRLETYDLMPEADDDVWGLGVGCNGVIDVLLEPLDESYRPVLDAVGDGWDVGVVTVTDGPDELVGTRAYYDPEADGFDVDDDTEFSFDPLREVVAPLLADGTSETVVVDDVSIFVDSHRSPDDLVVVAPATTFDRSSNSGRWRTSA from the coding sequence ATGAGCAGAACCGACAACGATTGGAGTACACCGGAGAACGAAGTGTTACAACGAGCCCGCGAACTCGTGGAACGCGGCGACCGGGGCGTCCTTGCCACCGTCGTCAACGTCGAAGGGAGCGCGTATCGTCGCCCGGGGGCGAAGATGCTCGTCTCCGCGGACGGGACGGAAGTCGGCCACATCACTGCTGGCTGTCTGGAAGACGAAGTTCAGCGTCTCGCCGCGGACGTGCTCGCGTCCGGGGAACCGCGTCTGGAGACGTACGACCTGATGCCCGAAGCGGACGACGACGTTTGGGGACTCGGCGTCGGGTGTAACGGCGTCATCGACGTCCTCCTCGAACCGCTCGATGAGAGCTATCGACCCGTCCTCGACGCCGTCGGCGACGGCTGGGACGTCGGCGTCGTCACCGTCACCGACGGTCCGGACGAACTGGTCGGAACGCGGGCGTACTACGACCCCGAAGCGGACGGTTTCGACGTGGACGACGACACGGAGTTCAGCTTCGACCCCCTTCGGGAGGTCGTCGCTCCCCTTCTCGCCGATGGTACCTCGGAAACCGTCGTCGTCGATGACGTCTCGATTTTCGTCGACAGCCACCGCTCGCCCGACGACCTCGTGGTCGTCGCACCGGCAACGACGTTCGACCGATCATCGAACTCGGGGCGATGGCGGACTTCCGCGTAA
- a CDS encoding Rossmann-like domain-containing protein: MTDPLDTDLVDRIYASVRGTAATATAPRVTVGERVVLVELTHPDHGHLAGVAHRPRGERPESWPENVSALASLATDGDIDGKVRRAVGIATLNALSAPEVEWRSGDPMASLDDDVATITTVGLFRPAFRKFAAVDVRVVEREKPESVPSPDDVTVELFPPDECETAFAGAGVCFITGSTLVYGGLDRYLSALRSADVPLVVLVGATASFVPGPAFDAGIDLVAGARVENPAGVRASVRAGDCGTDLHDSGLEKVYVARSSELPGLSLDAEKLDETSERSSETGQTEP; the protein is encoded by the coding sequence ATGACCGACCCGCTTGATACCGACCTCGTGGACCGAATTTATGCCAGCGTTCGGGGGACGGCGGCGACCGCGACGGCCCCGCGCGTTACCGTCGGCGAGCGGGTCGTTCTCGTCGAACTCACGCACCCAGACCACGGTCACCTTGCGGGGGTCGCCCATCGGCCGCGGGGCGAGCGCCCGGAATCGTGGCCCGAGAACGTTTCCGCGCTCGCATCGCTGGCGACCGACGGGGACATCGACGGGAAGGTACGCCGAGCCGTGGGTATCGCGACGCTGAACGCCCTCTCCGCGCCCGAAGTCGAGTGGCGATCCGGCGACCCGATGGCGTCCCTCGACGACGACGTCGCCACGATCACCACGGTCGGCCTGTTCCGTCCGGCGTTCCGGAAGTTCGCCGCCGTCGACGTGCGCGTGGTCGAACGCGAGAAACCCGAATCCGTCCCGTCGCCGGACGACGTGACCGTGGAACTGTTCCCGCCGGACGAGTGCGAGACGGCGTTTGCGGGTGCGGGCGTCTGCTTTATCACCGGGTCGACGCTGGTGTACGGGGGATTGGATCGCTATCTCTCGGCACTGAGATCCGCCGACGTGCCGCTCGTCGTTCTCGTGGGTGCGACGGCATCGTTCGTCCCCGGTCCCGCCTTCGATGCCGGTATCGACCTCGTGGCAGGGGCGCGAGTGGAGAATCCGGCGGGCGTTCGAGCGAGTGTGCGAGCGGGGGACTGCGGGACCGACCTGCACGACAGCGGACTGGAGAAGGTGTACGTCGCCCGAAGCTCCGAGCTTCCGGGGCTCTCGCTGGACGCGGAGAAACTGGACGAAACGAGCGAACGATCATCCGAAACAGGACAAACAGAACCATGA
- a CDS encoding VWA domain-containing protein, translating to MFDERFPVFWYRLNTGLEAIATADDVSRPIESGRSSDRPPADASTDSESKELLEDALGDVGKETLSESTIRTRRIADETESPLERFLDDHRSGTFSASGDGQEVEGEGNGDRAWTTVTRFERALATLSGRRWHLDRTGYAIDARRLLRESLSMGGVPPSLPTRDRRVSEVRACVLVDVSRSVLDAIDRGFLLTFLESLVRDCRSVRIFFFDTDIEEVTDVFERADDDPATALEHAEVVWGGGTKIGASLSTLPARWPNAIDYRTATLVVSDGLDVGDVDDLEAAMARLSLRSGSILWLNPLAASPAYEPTCRGMAAVLPYIDGLFAFAGPRDVAEVARQLDRYGPRGPLGFEYDFRERAAGGGVTAG from the coding sequence GTGTTCGACGAGCGTTTCCCCGTATTCTGGTACCGTCTCAACACCGGTCTCGAAGCGATTGCCACGGCGGACGACGTGAGTCGCCCCATCGAATCCGGTCGGTCGTCCGACCGTCCGCCCGCCGACGCTTCTACTGACTCCGAGTCGAAGGAACTGCTCGAAGATGCTCTCGGCGATGTGGGGAAGGAGACCCTTTCCGAGTCGACGATCAGAACGCGGAGAATCGCCGATGAGACCGAGAGTCCCCTCGAACGGTTCCTCGATGATCACCGTTCGGGGACGTTCAGCGCGAGCGGTGACGGGCAAGAGGTCGAAGGCGAGGGAAACGGCGACCGCGCTTGGACGACAGTAACACGGTTCGAACGCGCCCTGGCGACCCTCTCGGGACGACGGTGGCACCTGGACCGAACCGGGTACGCCATCGACGCGCGACGACTGCTTCGAGAGAGCCTTTCGATGGGCGGCGTTCCCCCGTCGCTTCCGACACGGGACCGGCGGGTGAGCGAGGTCCGCGCGTGCGTCCTCGTGGACGTGAGTCGATCGGTTCTCGATGCGATCGACCGGGGGTTCCTCCTCACGTTTCTGGAGTCACTCGTGCGTGACTGTCGGTCGGTCAGGATCTTCTTCTTCGATACGGACATCGAGGAGGTGACCGACGTCTTCGAACGGGCGGACGACGATCCGGCGACCGCGCTCGAACACGCCGAGGTGGTGTGGGGCGGCGGCACGAAGATCGGCGCGTCGCTGTCGACGCTCCCGGCACGGTGGCCGAACGCCATCGACTATCGGACGGCGACGCTCGTCGTTAGCGACGGCCTCGACGTGGGTGACGTCGACGACCTCGAAGCGGCGATGGCACGGCTTTCCCTTCGCTCGGGGTCGATTCTGTGGCTGAACCCGCTCGCCGCCTCACCGGCGTACGAACCGACCTGTCGGGGAATGGCCGCCGTCCTCCCATACATCGACGGCCTGTTCGCCTTCGCCGGTCCGCGGGACGTGGCGGAGGTCGCGCGGCAACTCGACCGGTACGGACCGCGCGGACCGTTGGGCTTCGAATACGATTTCCGCGAGCGAGCGGCGGGAGGGGGTGTCACTGCTGGATGA
- a CDS encoding MoxR family ATPase — protein sequence MNERADGEPFADLTEIDLGERFAETGYVADDELLTTVFLALKLGKPLLVEGDPGSGKTELGKALADGFDAELIRLQCYEGLTAENTLYEWNYTKQLLAIRSGERSIDETNSVFDSGFLLERPLLQALTHEGVTPPVLLIDEVDRSDEQFEAFLLELLSDYQVSIPEYGTVTAQRPPIVVITSNRTRRVSDALKRRCLSLHVEPPSFEAECQIVRRNVPHLDATVASEVCGIVRRLREESFLTGPGVAETLDWARAVATLRSDAEMENLSAAAVERTLTELRAEAAERALVDTDSLNRLATPPAKRVGETGRKRIEPRRRSVNVVRTSSAHATTSSHRSSASHGRSDFTASTSPSTGRFRRSKRSRRRGSPTEAVSAPRRTQRSSPTRTTARCSTSVSPYSGTVSTPVSKRLPRRTT from the coding sequence ATGAACGAACGAGCGGACGGTGAGCCGTTCGCCGACCTGACCGAAATCGACCTCGGAGAACGGTTTGCGGAGACGGGATACGTGGCCGATGACGAACTGCTGACGACCGTCTTTTTGGCGCTCAAGCTCGGCAAACCGCTGCTCGTCGAGGGTGATCCGGGGAGCGGCAAGACCGAACTCGGGAAGGCGCTCGCCGACGGGTTCGACGCGGAACTCATCCGCCTCCAGTGTTACGAGGGACTGACCGCCGAGAACACGCTGTACGAGTGGAACTACACGAAGCAGTTGCTGGCGATTCGCTCGGGTGAGCGATCGATCGACGAAACGAACTCCGTCTTCGATTCGGGGTTCCTCCTCGAACGCCCGCTGTTGCAGGCACTCACACACGAGGGCGTCACGCCGCCGGTCCTCCTCATCGACGAAGTCGACAGATCGGACGAGCAGTTCGAGGCGTTCCTCCTCGAACTGCTGTCCGACTATCAGGTCAGCATTCCGGAGTACGGCACCGTTACCGCCCAACGACCCCCGATCGTCGTCATCACGTCGAATCGGACACGGAGGGTGAGTGATGCACTCAAACGACGGTGTCTCTCCCTCCACGTCGAACCACCGTCGTTCGAAGCGGAGTGCCAAATCGTCCGGCGGAACGTTCCCCACCTCGACGCCACCGTCGCCAGCGAGGTGTGTGGTATCGTCCGGCGTCTCCGTGAGGAGTCGTTCCTCACGGGACCGGGCGTCGCCGAAACGCTCGACTGGGCGCGAGCGGTCGCAACGCTCCGGAGCGATGCGGAGATGGAGAATCTCAGCGCCGCGGCAGTCGAGCGAACGCTCACCGAACTCCGGGCGGAGGCGGCCGAGCGTGCCCTCGTCGATACCGACTCTCTGAACCGACTGGCGACGCCGCCCGCGAAGCGAGTCGGCGAAACGGGACGGAAACGGATCGAGCCCCGACGACGGTCGGTGAACGTCGTCCGGACTTCGTCGGCGCACGCGACCACGTCATCGCACAGGTCGTCCGCTTCGCACGGACGCTCCGATTTCACGGCGTCGACGTCCCCGTCGACGGGTCGCTTTCGGCGGTCGAAGCGCTCGCGGCGACGGGGGTCACCGACCGAGGCCGTGTCCGCGCCGCGACGCACGCAACGCTCGTCTCCGACCCGCACGACAGCGAGGTGTTCGACGAGCGTTTCCCCGTATTCTGGTACCGTCTCAACACCGGTCTCGAAGCGATTGCCACGGCGGACGACGTGA
- a CDS encoding YHS domain-containing protein: MRHGRRHGRGPATVDLDGKTYYFCGQGCADAFEDDPERFRMEERLR, translated from the coding sequence CTGCGGCATGGACGTCGTCACGGACGAGGCCCCGCGACGGTCGACCTCGACGGCAAGACCTACTACTTCTGTGGACAGGGATGCGCCGACGCGTTCGAAGACGACCCCGAACGCTTCCGCATGGAGGAGCGACTTCGATGA